The proteins below are encoded in one region of Sulfolobus islandicus Y.N.15.51:
- a CDS encoding fumarylacetoacetate hydrolase family protein, protein MKLLSFVKDNRVRSGVLVNDEHVADLNTSCYLMLMEKGEDEQFVERYCQAIVPPDMLSVLQAGDRGLEMVKEILEWAKKRNEVLYNINHVKLKAPLLRANMLRDFLAFKGHVEATYRRRGQPIPEEWFKIPIYYKGDPAIFYGHLEEVPWPKYSNHVDIELEIAAIIYKKGKDIDKRKAKDYILGFTIFNDFSARDIQMAEMKGLLGPAKGKDFANGLGPWIVTKDELSDIKGLGVYAKINNEIWCDTRAEDMQWTFEEMIEYVSQDEHIRPGDVFGSGTVSGCTGLDIGKSLKPNSSIELYVEKIGILKNVIVKNQ, encoded by the coding sequence ATGAAACTACTAAGTTTCGTTAAGGATAATAGGGTAAGAAGTGGTGTTTTGGTTAACGATGAGCATGTGGCAGATCTGAATACCTCCTGTTATCTAATGCTAATGGAGAAAGGGGAAGATGAACAGTTTGTGGAGAGGTATTGCCAAGCTATTGTCCCTCCAGATATGCTAAGTGTTCTTCAAGCTGGAGATAGGGGATTGGAAATGGTCAAGGAAATTTTGGAGTGGGCAAAGAAGAGAAATGAGGTTCTTTATAATATTAATCATGTTAAGTTAAAGGCCCCATTATTAAGGGCGAATATGTTAAGGGATTTCTTAGCATTTAAAGGTCACGTTGAGGCTACTTATAGGAGAAGAGGGCAGCCTATTCCTGAAGAATGGTTCAAGATACCTATTTATTACAAGGGAGATCCAGCAATATTTTATGGTCATTTAGAGGAAGTACCTTGGCCGAAGTACTCTAATCACGTTGATATAGAGTTAGAAATAGCAGCCATAATATATAAGAAAGGTAAGGATATTGATAAAAGAAAAGCAAAGGATTACATATTAGGTTTTACAATTTTCAATGATTTTAGTGCGAGAGATATACAAATGGCTGAAATGAAAGGTTTGTTAGGTCCAGCTAAGGGTAAGGACTTCGCCAATGGATTGGGGCCTTGGATAGTTACTAAGGACGAGTTATCAGACATTAAGGGGTTAGGAGTTTACGCTAAAATCAATAATGAAATCTGGTGTGATACTAGGGCAGAGGACATGCAATGGACTTTTGAAGAAATGATAGAATATGTCTCACAAGACGAACACATTAGGCCCGGCGATGTTTTCGGTAGTGGCACTGTAAGTGGATGTACTGGATTAGATATAGGTAAATCGTTAAAGCCAAATAGTAGTATAGAACTTTATGTGGAAAAAATAGGTATTCTGAAAAATGTTATAGTAAAAAATCAATAG
- a CDS encoding MBL fold metallo-hydrolase produces the protein MEVQYKFERISDNVYAFIQPNGDWFLSNTGVIIGKNYAIVVDSLTNEKMTKQFISEIRKVTDKPIKYLINTHEHEDHLWTNHLFPNAITICHKNCREKVVEGMKRGSNPYEKLFSTIDFSGYKYTPQEVVIDDEMRIFIDDDEVRIAYVGYAHTISDIYVYVPNKKVVFTGDLLFSPPCTPFALMGYIQGYINTLENLANLNAEVYVPGHGEVSYDRKTLYESRDYLIFVRDEARKLMKNIDDPIRAAYEVNLGKYEEWISKERIIGNLARAYSELKGNPPASKLENIDKILVEMVKYREKKGEIK, from the coding sequence ATGGAAGTTCAATATAAGTTCGAAAGGATAAGTGATAACGTATACGCTTTCATTCAACCTAATGGTGATTGGTTCTTAAGCAATACTGGGGTAATAATTGGTAAAAATTACGCTATAGTAGTGGATTCATTAACGAATGAGAAAATGACTAAACAATTCATTTCTGAAATAAGGAAAGTAACGGATAAGCCAATAAAGTATTTGATAAATACTCATGAACATGAAGACCATTTGTGGACTAATCACTTATTCCCTAACGCAATAACCATTTGCCATAAGAATTGTAGGGAGAAGGTAGTAGAGGGAATGAAGAGAGGGAGTAATCCCTACGAGAAGTTATTTAGTACAATAGATTTTTCGGGCTATAAATACACTCCCCAAGAAGTAGTAATTGATGATGAGATGAGAATATTTATTGATGATGATGAAGTTAGAATAGCTTATGTTGGCTACGCACATACGATTAGTGACATCTACGTCTATGTTCCTAATAAAAAGGTTGTATTTACTGGTGACCTCCTCTTTTCTCCACCTTGTACTCCATTTGCGTTAATGGGCTACATTCAAGGATATATAAATACGTTAGAGAACCTAGCTAATCTTAACGCAGAGGTTTATGTACCTGGTCACGGTGAGGTAAGTTATGATAGAAAAACCTTATATGAATCAAGGGATTACTTAATCTTTGTGAGGGATGAGGCTAGAAAACTGATGAAGAATATTGATGATCCTATTAGAGCTGCCTATGAAGTAAATTTAGGCAAATATGAGGAATGGATAAGTAAGGAGAGGATAATTGGAAATTTGGCTAGAGCTTATAGCGAGTTGAAGGGAAATCCTCCAGCCTCAAAATTGGAGAACATTGATAAAATATTAGTAGAGATGGTTAAATATAGGGAAAAGAAAGGTGAAATAAAGTAA
- a CDS encoding phosphotriesterase family protein, which produces MRIPLVGKEPIEAEDMGFTLIHEHLRVFSEAVRYQWPHLYNEDEELRNAVNEVKRAIQFGVKTIVDPTVMGLGRDIRFMEKVVKDTGINLVAGTGIYIYVDLPFYFLNRSIDEIADLFIHDIKEGIQATSNKAGFVKIAADEPGITKDVEKVIRAAAITHKEAKVPIITHSNAHNNTGLEEQRILMEEGVDPGKILIGHLGDTDNTDYIKKIADKGSFIGLDRYGLDLFLPVDKRNETTLKLIKDGYSDRIMISHDYCCTIDWGTARPELKPKLAPRWSMALIFEDTIPFLKKNGVSEEVIDIIFKENPKKFFS; this is translated from the coding sequence ATGAGAATACCATTAGTTGGGAAAGAGCCAATAGAAGCTGAGGATATGGGATTTACGCTGATTCATGAACATTTAAGAGTTTTTAGTGAAGCAGTCAGATATCAATGGCCTCATTTGTACAATGAAGATGAGGAGTTAAGAAACGCTGTAAATGAGGTTAAAAGGGCTATACAATTTGGAGTAAAGACTATAGTGGATCCTACAGTAATGGGATTGGGAAGGGACATTAGATTTATGGAAAAGGTAGTTAAGGACACTGGGATAAATTTGGTAGCAGGGACGGGGATTTACATATACGTTGACTTACCTTTCTATTTCTTAAATAGGTCAATTGATGAGATAGCTGACCTATTTATTCACGATATAAAAGAGGGAATACAGGCTACTTCCAATAAGGCTGGCTTCGTAAAGATAGCTGCAGACGAGCCAGGCATTACTAAAGATGTAGAGAAGGTAATAAGAGCAGCAGCTATAACCCATAAGGAAGCTAAAGTACCTATAATTACGCATTCTAATGCTCACAATAACACTGGATTAGAAGAACAGAGAATATTAATGGAAGAAGGTGTTGATCCAGGAAAGATATTAATAGGACATTTGGGGGACACTGATAATACGGATTATATAAAGAAGATAGCAGATAAGGGATCCTTTATCGGATTAGATAGATATGGTTTAGATTTGTTCTTACCAGTTGATAAGAGAAATGAAACAACATTGAAACTAATCAAGGATGGTTACTCTGATAGGATAATGATTTCACATGACTATTGTTGCACAATTGACTGGGGGACTGCTAGACCAGAGCTTAAACCTAAACTCGCTCCAAGATGGAGTATGGCACTAATATTTGAGGATACCATACCGTTCTTAAAGAAAAATGGAGTGAGTGAGGAGGTTATAGATATAATATTCAAGGAGAATCCGAAAAAATTCTTCAGCTAA
- a CDS encoding esterase has protein sequence MEAKGIYAIPSRGGPNNPIWAYALANPHMPGPDPKYKTISDFLMDSLYISGSANPYDYPCSKKEDVPNFSFFRLLLAIG, from the coding sequence ATGGAAGCTAAAGGTATTTACGCTATACCCAGTAGAGGAGGGCCAAATAACCCTATCTGGGCTTACGCGTTAGCAAATCCACATATGCCAGGTCCAGATCCCAAATATAAGACTATAAGTGATTTCTTAATGGATAGTTTGTATATAAGTGGATCAGCGAATCCTTACGATTATCCATGTTCTAAAAAAGAAGATGTTCCCAATTTTAGCTTCTTTCGACTCTTACTGGCCATAGGTTAA
- a CDS encoding alpha/beta hydrolase — MPLDPQVKDLLTKINSLLPTTPLTPQEFRKVRNELFVNLFNKEKVELNDIRNMTISGSNGDIKIRLYFPSLKENLPAVVYYHGGGFVYGNLDTHDSVCRLISKLSNTIVVSVDYRLAPEHKFPTQVYEAYDVVKWLANNGGKLSIDTSKIAVAGDSAGGNLSAVVSILNRDNKDNIVKYQVLIYPVVNMLDSSPSIYNYGDGYFLTYERILWYNKQYVKDDNDYYNPLASPVFANPHNLPPALVITAEYDPLRDQGEIYAHKLKMSGVKAISLRYNGMIHGFVSFYEYLDVGREAIHHIASSIKKIFNY, encoded by the coding sequence ATGCCACTTGATCCTCAAGTTAAAGATCTCCTAACTAAAATAAATTCGTTATTACCTACAACTCCTCTAACACCACAAGAGTTCAGAAAAGTCAGAAATGAACTTTTTGTCAATTTATTTAATAAAGAGAAAGTTGAACTGAATGATATCCGTAATATGACTATTTCAGGGAGTAATGGGGATATAAAAATTAGACTCTATTTTCCAAGCCTAAAGGAAAACCTACCCGCTGTAGTGTATTATCATGGAGGAGGTTTCGTTTATGGGAACTTAGATACTCATGATAGTGTATGTAGGCTAATTTCGAAATTATCAAATACGATAGTAGTTTCAGTGGATTATAGATTAGCTCCAGAACACAAATTCCCTACACAAGTTTATGAAGCTTATGACGTTGTTAAGTGGTTGGCTAATAATGGAGGAAAGTTATCAATAGACACGTCAAAAATTGCAGTTGCCGGTGATAGTGCAGGAGGCAATTTGTCTGCAGTAGTTAGTATTCTTAATAGAGATAATAAGGATAATATTGTGAAGTATCAAGTTTTAATATACCCTGTAGTTAACATGTTAGATTCCTCCCCCTCAATATATAATTACGGTGATGGATATTTCCTAACCTATGAGAGAATTTTATGGTACAATAAGCAGTATGTTAAGGATGATAATGACTATTATAATCCTTTAGCCTCACCTGTGTTCGCTAATCCACATAACCTTCCTCCAGCGTTGGTAATAACTGCTGAGTATGATCCCTTAAGAGATCAAGGGGAAATTTACGCTCATAAATTGAAGATGAGTGGAGTAAAGGCAATAAGCTTAAGATATAACGGCATGATTCACGGTTTCGTGAGCTTTTACGAATATTTAGATGTGGGAAGGGAGGCAATACATCATATTGCATCATCAATTAAAAAAATATTTAACTATTGA